gcattgccacatggcagctgctagtgcagcttagtaaacagggggtataaGTTGGTAAGGCAAAGCTTGCTGTGCTCTTGATGACTCATTCCCATTAACCCATCTCTAGTTACATGGTGAGTAATTTTGTTGTTAGTGTAATTTAAACCATTTTGCCCAGTGCCAACATCATACTTACCAGTCTACAGTTTTCAAGATTACCCCTTAAATCCTTTGTAAAAATTGCCATTGTATTGGCTACCCTCTAGCCTTAGGTATCATGGCTGCAACTACTAGTAACAGTTTAGTAATTTAATGTTTGTGCTCTTTCAAGACTCTaggttgaataccatctggtcctggtgatatGATACTCTTTAGTTTGTTGGTTTgatctactatcctgcttataattgaacaagaaaaacgcccaagttccgacctaaatcgggagatggacgtttatctcacaaaaacgaataaagcggtataatcgaaagccgatttttggacgttttcaactgcgctccgtcgcggatgcggacaaagttgatgggggcgtgtcagaggtgtggcgaaggcggaactggggcgtggttatctgccgaacaaagatgggcgcatttcaccgataatgggaaaaaagtatgcgtttgtagctagaatttaggacacttttcctggaccctgttttttcacgaataaggccccaaaaagtgccctaaatgaccagatgaccactggagggaattggggatgacctcccctgactcccccagtggtcactaaccccctcccaccacaaaaaaatgatgtttcacaactttttattttcaccctcaaatgtcatacccagctccctggcagcagtaagcaggtcactggaggagttgttagggggtgcagtggacttcaggcaggtggacccaggcccatcccccctacctgttacaattgtgctgcttaatgctttagtcgtccaacccccccaaacccactgtacccacatgtaggtgccccccttcaccccttagggctatagtaatggtgtagacttgtgggcagtgggttttgagggggatttggggggctcaacacacaagggaagggtgctatgcacctgggagctcttttacctgtttttttggttttgtaaaagtgccccctagggtgcccggttgatgtcctggcatgtgagggggaccagtgcactacgaatcctggcccctcccacgaataaatgtcttggatttattcgtttttgagctgggcgctttcattttccattatcgctgaaaaacaaaaacgccgagctcacacattgttgaataaaacatgggcgtctattttttcccaaaatacggttcggtccgccccttcacggcccctttcttggagataaacgcccatggagataggcgttttcgttcaattatgcccctctatatcttctaGACTTACAGTGATATGCTTTAATTGCTCCAAATTATCACCACCAAAGAAGGTTTCCAGGCTGGGTTTGACCCTAATATCTTCCACCATAAAGACAAAGGCAAAGGaattatttagtttttctgcaAATTACCTTATTCTCCCTGAGCATTGCTTTTACTCTTTGGTTATCCAGCAGTCCACAAGACTACTTCGTAAGCTTTTAGTTTCAATTGCAATTGCACTTGAAAAGTTCTTACTATCTAGCTGTTGTCCCTGCAATAAACTTCTTCCAAATACTTTCTTGGCCTGCCTTATTACTTTTTGACATCTAACCTGCCAATGATTATATTCATCCCTATTTTCTTCGTTAAGAGATACTTTTCATTTTCTGAAAGGTGCCTTTTTGGCTTTCACTGTCTCTTCTGCATCACCATTAAACCATGCTAACCATCATTTGGCCttgtttcaaacttttttttggtgtatgaatatatattttatctgggcttctgaaatagtatttttAAATCATGTCCACATCTTTTGCAAACTGTGACCCTGGCAACTGatccttttaattttttaatatatctaatctctaaattttatcatagtctcctttttttaatattaaGTGCTATAGCagtaggtcccccccccccccccccccccacaactttaTCATCCTCCTCCCAATGAGGACAAATTTGATCGCTTTGTGATCACTATTTCCTAGTGGCCCTACTACTATTATAACCTGCACCAGGTCCTGTGCACcagtaaggactagatctaaagtaGTTTCCCCTCTGGTCAGTTTCCTTAAAACAGTCATTTACAACATTAGGAACTTTATCTTCCTAGTATGTTCCAAATGAGACGTTTAcgcagtcaatattggggtaatagaAATCTGACAATCCAAAAATAACAATAACTACAAATCAAGCAAGATTTAAAATTCAAACAAAGTAGTAAAAACGCCATTACTAATATGGGGAAAAAAGATAAAGTAAAAGAGTcgcccacttgtgtgcctgacttgacttagggccccttttactaagttgcgtaaaAGGGGGACTGCGCTGCTGACAGTgcttgtttttgatgcacgctgaggcccccttttaccgcagcaggtaaaaggctgtcattttttttctaagaaatggccatgcggtaagtgaaccactttctgcatggccatttcaggggggagcacttccacccattgatgtggcggtaagggctcctgcgctaacctgacgGTAACCGGGTAgaatgcagcactgcctgattacggTCGGGTAAACActgatgctacaaaaagaaaGTATTTTTATAGCATTGCAAATGGCGTGccctggggatgggaactacccccaggctgctgcagtagcccagcagtagttccagataaGTGAGTGGTAAGCTTTCATTGGGCTTACtatcgcttagtaaaagacccccttagtcctGCTTGttgatttaaaaacaaacaaccaaAACAATGCTGCTTGCCTGTAACAGATGCTTTCTATAGACTGCAGGAAATCTCTCGCCTTCCTGAGAGTTGCATTCCTTTTTCAGCTATGGAACTCATTTAAAACCTGAGGAGAGCACTGTGCATAGCAAGGGCCACACATACTCAGAAATGTATACTAACTTCTAAGCTCTGAAAGAACTGTTTTGTTCCAATgccattggatgatgtcacccacttgtgtgcctgaccaATCTTGCTGTTTGTTGTACCAATACTTGGTACAGGTAAGAAACATTGCTGTTCTGCAggatattaaatatatatatatatatatatatatatatatatatatatatatatatatatatatatatatatatacacacacagtgcactccatttaagtgcacgtcggataagcgcattttctgtttaactgcatgccgtacttcggtctcatttttggcgccatcaatttctttgTGGACAAATtttggtttagtgcaccactgataagtgcaagattcgcttatatgcatggtttaagaccgctcctctgcaggaaagattccgcataagcgcgcacacggaatatggaagccgattggcacgtgacaaccaatgagatttcaaatttaccgcccctttaactgccacaggcagaataagcataAGAATGTTGTTAGATTGTACGCTGGGGTCattgtcgcgcaactgtaagactttaacactggctgaacgaataaaattagaaaacaaacaaagtcaagcatctattgccagtgctttttttgtagaaaaaaaggtgccagtactcattgtgggcagagtcaccacatatgactccacccatattatagccacacccacatttgccacaccccttataccagccatagtgcATATaagcagacatcattgaaaatattatactagtataaggaaaaaaaaataacgtgattttttttcattataaataatttctgtaagctgttacagctccagtatacccagtgcaaaataagatagcagatgtaaattctcaaattggacatattccagacactaaaatgaaaataaaatgattttttctacctttgttgtctggtgactttgtttttctgatcatgctggctcagtatctgattctgctgctatctgtcctcttaactccgtttccagggcttcctttccttttatttctttactttcctcctttcttcttcatttcttgccctacatccgtaagtaaaagctaggtcctccacagacttgactgtccagtggatccagcttctgcctattttctacatccatgtgcagttttctcctctcttccttttccctcatctcatctctttcctccctcttccctcgcctccatccatgtccagcatttttctctctcccttccctctcctccatccacccaagtctagcagccctcctctcccctgccctccatcaacccatgtccagcaacccatccaagtctagcagccctcctcccctgccacccacccatgtccagcgaccctcctgtccccctgccctcccctgccatccacccatgtccagcaacccccctgtcccccctgccatccacccatgtccagtgaccccccatcccccctgccatccacccatgtctagcgacactcctgtccccctgccctccacccatgtccagcaaccccctgtcccccctgccctccacccatgtccagtgaccctcctgtcccccctgccatccacccatgtccagcgaccccccatcccccctgtccccctgccatccacccatgtccagcgaccctcctgtccccctgccctccacccatgtccagcaacccccgtcccccctgccatccatccatgtccagcaacaccccatgtcccccctgccatccacccatatccagcgacccccccatccctcctgtccccctgccatccacccatgtccagcgattctctcttccccctgccatccacccatgtccagcgagcctcctgtcccccctgccctcccctgccatccatccatgtccagcaaccccctcgtcccccctgccatccacccatgtccagcgacccgccccgtcccccctgccatccacccaagtccagcgattctctcttccccctgccatgcacccatgtccagcgagcctcctgtcccccctgccctccacccatgtccagcgactctccttgtttccctgcttcccctccctccagccacccatacccatctgagcccccctccccgacccaatCCCCACCTGCGTACCAGCTtcgtgccgacgaccctcttctcctgccacccggcaccgtgacccagcctttaaaaaaatctatgaagCGGCGgagcagtgcctcgcgtctgcctgtaaaagaagaaaaattgcctcatcggccggccttccctcactgtgttccgcccttgtggaaataggaagttacatcagagggcgggacacagtaagggaagaccggccgacgaggcgatttttcttcttttacaggcagacgcgaggcaccgctccgccgctttgtagattttttaaaaggctgggtcatggtgccgggtggcaggagaagagggtcgtcggcatggagctggtaggcaggtggggactgggtcggggaggggacctacaagaaaaggtgccggtacaccgtaccggtgcgtaccagcacaaaaaaagcattttctattgctaaagaatatggtgtcaatcccagtcaaattgcacgtatcttgaagcagaaagaccagcttctggaagactggcaaaacaatacaaatccacaacggaaacgaaaacgggcgggaaaagctgaggaggtagaagatgctcttcttcagtggttttctcaagtccgaagcagacagtttcctttcagttgtccactgcttatggagaaagctaatcagctagctgaaagtcttggactaactgaattcaaagccactgttggatggttggaaagatggaaggagaggaacaacataaaattcaagaaacagcatggtgaaaaacaagatgctgatgactttggtgctgaaaattgggttgtttcagttcttcctaccatcttgaatgagtttgcaccttgtgacattttcaatgctgacgaaaacggtctctactggcgagcgattcctgatggaacacttgcattcaaacaaactgaaactacaggaagtaaaacgtcgaaggaccgactgatgatcctcctttgctgcaatatggatgggagtgagaagttggaacccctcgtcattggaaagagcaaacagccccgctgcttcaagaatgttaagtgacttcctgtgtcatacgaggctaatgcaaatccatggatgactggggaaatttggaagcagtggctaaagaagttagacactagtattcaggcacaaaagcatcagattttgctgctttgtgataattgtgctgcacacagtgacgatgtcaggctgtctaacgtcaaggtggtcttcctgccaccaaacactacctctctgatccaacctatggatcagggcataatagccaatttcaaacaacattatcgggctcatGTGCtgcgtcgtctgatgagcattatggatgaccagactggcaaggataaacgtgctgttgaactggcttgtaatctatcactgttggattccctacatatgcagaaagaagcctggaatcatgttacacaggcaaccattgtgaactgctacaagcgggcaagctttgttagggatgtggagagggacgaaacagatgcagctgttgcaaacgcgtcataTGAACAGaatattgacatcccagcctgtgttactgaaaaggagtttcatcactacgtagctgttgattacgatctacaaacagctgacgacagcactgatgtcgagatatgtgcctacatgcaggcaacggctaatgatgaaacagatgatgaaatgagcaccgaggcacatgctgacgaaattcaacaacctcctgtcacttttgcaagagcgctggagggtctcaacaccatgcgggcctatctggaggccattggatgtcagtgctatgacagtttttaccgtctggcagacgtatgacagtttttaccgtctggcagacgtagtctataaactcacagacacaagagtgtacagaggactatgactgattacttcaagtaagcctaacgtcagttaacggagactgtataacgtcagttaacagagactgtatactgtatgtataataaacagcactgtacatatgtttatcagatgtcaagcttctttgtgtcacaatgattaagtgcacgctccggttaactgcatgtatttctttcgtcccagacccttgcacttaagcggatttcactgtatatatatatatatttatattaatgATTGTATCTTAACCCCATTATTGAAGGGAGAACACATTGCCAATTTAAGTTAGAATCCCATTTAACACTGGTACGTAAAATATATTATTCTGGACTCCCATTGTTTCATTGTTGATTGCTGATTCCATACACTTTTGTATTGTCTAAGTTGGGTACAGTCTAAGTTGTACCTTTTGTGTTCTGTGTTACTGTTTACCTGAGAATGTCTGGAGACCCTGTCATTTGGCTGCAGTTCTCTGTCCTGAGCTGAAGGATCAAGGCTCCAAATGTGTTGAAACAAGGTTGCCAGATGGTTTTAGGTCGTCATTGACAAGTCATGCCACTTTTGGATTTGTTGTATTGCATGTAGGAAAATTAAGGGGAATCAGAACTAGAAGCTGATATATGCAATGTTTCAaaaaaaacaggactggaacagcCTGATCCTGATTATCTGCAATCATCTGCTGACTCTATGTGCTGGGCTCCAAGTGGGAAGGGAAGTGACTTCCAGCACAGGAGCGATTCCTGCTGGCAGAAGAATGGCCCTGAGGGTTTCAGCCCTAGAGGAGACGTACTCTGCAGCCTTAGCTTGTGAAGGAGCTTGAAGTTGTACATGTCAGTCATTTTGGGCAGGGAGTAGTGAGGCTTAGGAGGAGGAAagtaagatttttttaaaaagagaaataatGGGACTATCTATAACTACAGTGATATCACATGATAGTGGCATGAGTCCATCTTTGTTCGAGAAAGAGCAGGTGTAGAAATTAAAAGGAAGGCTACCACAGCTGTGGGCCTGCAAAATCATTCTGGACCGTCCTGTTAGCAAATCATGATTTCCTTTAGGTCCTACTCTGCACTATGCAGGGCTGGATGAAGAGATGAACTAATGAAGCACTAGCTAGAGCAATGCTTCCAAATCTTTTTCTGCCATGATCACAAAAGCAGGTTTTGGGATCCCATTTGGGGAGCTCTGAATtagaagaaatgatttatagtagtagtagtagtagtagtagtagtagtagtaaaagaactGTCTTGCCCTTCACAGTGGTGGGAGCTTATTCTTTGTCTTGCCACTGTGCTTTATTTCTGCATTCTGTCGATGCTAGTGCTTGCACCTCAGCAGTTTTTAAAGGAGAATAGGCTTAACCTGTTTCTCATGATGTGCCTCATGGATTTCCATGCTGGGTGACTGGTATGGTATTAACTCAAATGTAATAGTAATCCATGTCTCCTTGCTACTACTTCCTGAAGCCCATCTTGTCTCTCCCACTATGGGCCAGTACTCCAACACTGCTTGCCTTACAGCCTTTGAAATCTCACTGAGTCATACCCTGGATCAGTGGCGtcacgagggcagctgacacccggggcgggtcgccgctgcgcacccccccccccccgggtgcagcatgacgcaccctcccccctccgtagcgcaacaccccccccgcccgcccgcgagaacatacctggaaggcggtgaggggcgggtgggagggccaatccgccgatagcacgccgctgggggggtgtcggcgcctcgctggttccttgctctctctgccccggaataggaagtaacctgttctggggcacagagagcaaggaaccagcgaggcgccgacaccccccagcggcgtgcacccggggcggaccgccccaccgcccccccccctcctacgccactgccctggatCCTGCAGGCACTGGAAATGGGAGTGGCTGCCCAATCAGCTGTCCACTTACCTGTGGAGGGGGAGTAGCTGGCAGTTGCATACAAAGGGATTATCGCCCAAGTCGATGACCTCAAGGTTGGTGAAGTTGTTCATACTGGGCAGGTTTGGCAGTTTGTTATTCTCCAGATACAGGCTTCTCATCCCAGGCCCAAGCCCGGCAAAAGCACCAGCGGAAATCTAAATGAATGTGGAAAAACACCAGAGAGAAAGAATGGAGGAAGAAAAGGAAGGACAGCATGAAAATGCATCTTCTCTTATTGGTGGTGGCAaagtgggcagggcagggtgcagCTATAGCTCAGTACAGGCCTGGGTGCACCTACATATCATCTTTCTTTGACAATAAAACTGCAAGGTATAGTACTCTCAACAAAGATGTTACAGAAGTACtgtaaatattaaatatttttgaagaCAGTCATAGTGTCTTGGATGTATGTGAGAACAACTGTACCAGATTCTTCTAGCCAGTGGTCCACACATCCTGAAACAGGTTCAGACACCATGGCATTTTGACTCCCGAAATTTAAGTGGGACGTAAAAGAGAAGGAATGGGGAAGAAAAAGATCTATTTTCTTGTAAAAACATGTGCCATACAGGGGCTCTATCTTAGCCTTCTTAAGTTCTGCAATCAACTAAGAAAAGAAACAAGATTGTTCCCTCATGTAGTAAAGGGCAGGCCATATCAGAGCCAGTACACTAAGAGGCCTATGGGCTTTGAGATGCTAGAAACAAGTAAGGTCACTAGAGGAAAACAAGACGCTCAAGAAAGAAAAAGTATAGAAAGATTTCCAAAATGCTTTGTTTTCTACTATCTGAGCAGTAACTGACTGATCCTTCTTCACCATGATGAGTGTTATTGTACTTCAACAACATCCTATGTTGAGGAGTAGGCACCTGAACTAGGAACCAGCACCAGATCCGCTGCTCAGCAATAGATTAGCATTAACAATACCTGAATTCACAGTTCCTGCTGCTAATGTAACTATAGCCCTTGCCCCTTGGAATTTACCTTTTCCAGACCCAGGTTATCAAGGTATAGATGCTGCAGAGAACTTGCCACTGGCAGAAAGGCTCCGTTTCCAATATATTTGATAGGGTTCTTTGACAGCTTTAACTCCCCAAGCATCGGCAGGTTTAGTAAAGCACTTGTAGGTACTTCAGAGAGAACGTTCTCATCCAGGTGGAGTTTCTCCAGCTCTTCAGTAGCATGCAGTGCCATGGGAGATACATAATTGATGTTATTTCCTGTCAAACAGAGCCAGCGCAGCTTCTCTGCTCCAGTCATCATGTCATCAGAAAGGAAACTGATAGAGTTATACTGCAAATGGAGAGCAAAAAGATTGGGTAAAAATTTGAAGGCCCCTTTGGGAATCTTTGTGAACTGATTGTGATCCAGGTAGAGGTATGTGAGCTGTGGGATACCCTCAAATGCAGCAGTATTAATGGTGGAAAGCTTATTGTTGGACAGATAAAgataaatcattttcttcatgCCGAGGAAGGCTCTTGACTGAAGCTCAGCAATGTGGCAGTTCTGCAGATGGAGAGAGACCAGGTTCTTCAAGTCAGGAAATGAGTTCTTGGGCACTGTGTGAAACTCATTCCGTTGCAAATCCAGAAGGCGAGTATTGGCTGGAAAACCTTTGGGGATTTTGCGGTGGCCTTTGTTTTCACAGCTGACATGTAACAGATCAGGCCTGCAGACACAGTTTTGAGGGCAAGATGTAAATTCTTCAGTTGACGTTATAGGGGCAGGTACCTGCTCTTCTTCCACCTCTGAAATATTGCTATCACACTTCAGATCTATGGCTCTTAATGACTCAAGGTGCTCTCCCCTGAATGAAATTGGACTTGAGCAGACAGTATTAGCCTGGATTGTGGATTTGTCTACCCATTCTTTAAAAGGGCGCATATAGCAATTGCAGTGTATTGGATTACCTTTCAGGTTGACCTTTTTTATCTGTTTGAGTCCAGTCATTGGCTGCATCATTTTCAACTGATTATTCTGAAAGTCAATGAGGGTCAGACTGGGGCTCTTTTCAAAAGCATTATGAGAAACATCCTGAAGAGCCATATCATTTAAGAAAACCTGTTTCAAAGAATCCATTTGGACTGCTTCCTCACCTATAAAAGTCAAAGGATTCCAACCTAGATCCAATCGGGTGACACCAGACAACTTGGAAAGGGCTTCATTTGGCAAGTATTGGAGCTCATTATGATCAAGGCTTAGCCTTTTAAGTGTTGGCAGGCCAGCAAAAGCCTGGTCTGCCACGATGTTTAATGTGTTATTGGACAGATTAATCCATTTGATTTGGTGTAGGCCTTGAAAGATCATGTCAGGAAGATAGACCAGGAAATTATTGCCCAAATTCAACAAATTAAGGAACCCCAGTTGACTGAAGGCTCCAGGCTTGATTTCTTCTATGTGATTATTTTCCAGAACAAGCTGCTGGAGAAAGGACAATCCATCAAAAGACTCTTGGTAGATGAATGCAATGTTGTTGGAGCCCAGATTGAGGTAGACAAGGCGTCCCAAACCCCTGAAAGCACCTTCCTCAATGGTTTCAATGTTGCATTTCTGCATGTTCAGGTGGGTGAGATAAGGAATAGGAAGGAAGGCACTCCCTGGAATCACCTTGATATTGTTGCCATGGATATCTAATTTATTGGTAAGCTGAAagacataaaatatatattatttttcgATTTCATTTTCATTTACCATTTATATACTGCCCTTATCCAGAGTGGTGTACAAATCAAACACACATGATGAAACATTAAAAGACACAATAAGTACAATACAAATTCAAAAGTGACATGACAGATAAACTGATTGCCATATTAAATCCAGCAGCTGTAAAACACATTATTTAACCTATCCCAACAAATACTGCTTGAGCTGTCTTTTAAACAATCCTGTGTtcttctgtgtcctgaaaattgcAGGCAATTTATTCCACTCTGTTGGACCCACCACAGAGAGGATGCATCTC
This genomic interval from Microcaecilia unicolor chromosome 1, aMicUni1.1, whole genome shotgun sequence contains the following:
- the CHADL gene encoding chondroadherin-like protein, whose translation is MLTFANLVLFYLTLAGTGRSERCPQFCICDNIKHSVTCVNKNLTRVPVTIPQLTNKLDIHGNNIKVIPGSAFLPIPYLTHLNMQKCNIETIEEGAFRGLGRLVYLNLGSNNIAFIYQESFDGLSFLQQLVLENNHIEEIKPGAFSQLGFLNLLNLGNNFLVYLPDMIFQGLHQIKWINLSNNTLNIVADQAFAGLPTLKRLSLDHNELQYLPNEALSKLSGVTRLDLGWNPLTFIGEEAVQMDSLKQVFLNDMALQDVSHNAFEKSPSLTLIDFQNNQLKMMQPMTGLKQIKKVNLKGNPIHCNCYMRPFKEWVDKSTIQANTVCSSPISFRGEHLESLRAIDLKCDSNISEVEEEQVPAPITSTEEFTSCPQNCVCRPDLLHVSCENKGHRKIPKGFPANTRLLDLQRNEFHTVPKNSFPDLKNLVSLHLQNCHIAELQSRAFLGMKKMIYLYLSNNKLSTINTAAFEGIPQLTYLYLDHNQFTKIPKGAFKFLPNLFALHLQYNSISFLSDDMMTGAEKLRWLCLTGNNINYVSPMALHATEELEKLHLDENVLSEVPTSALLNLPMLGELKLSKNPIKYIGNGAFLPVASSLQHLYLDNLGLEKISAGAFAGLGPGMRSLYLENNKLPNLPSMNNFTNLEVIDLGDNPFVCNCQLLPLHRWIEKLNLKVDATCELPANVHGQRVKDISFKTCLGWKEEKPKSTEHKVKTNKKPIKRSQKIPNTSKGMINKSR